One Streptomyces sp. NBC_01217 genomic region harbors:
- a CDS encoding ParA family protein — protein sequence MDAGLVYGRQRNGEKPGASGLVIPVEAEDTSAQAYGMLMNQVGSLTRDYDIDVEQLGLVVNKYDSRRGFIATSSLPKWKALGTPPELSVIPDVKEQREAVRVQRPLLDYAPESDQAHGMRQIVRGLA from the coding sequence ATGGACGCCGGGCTCGTCTACGGCCGCCAGCGCAACGGTGAAAAGCCCGGCGCCTCCGGTCTCGTCATCCCCGTCGAAGCGGAAGACACCTCCGCCCAGGCATACGGCATGCTCATGAACCAGGTCGGCTCACTGACCCGGGACTACGACATCGACGTCGAACAGCTCGGACTGGTCGTGAACAAGTACGACTCCCGACGCGGCTTCATCGCCACGTCCTCCCTCCCCAAGTGGAAGGCACTCGGCACCCCGCCCGAGTTGTCCGTCATCCCGGACGTCAAGGAACAGCGCGAAGCCGTCCGAGTCCAAAGGCCCCTCCTCGACTACGCACCCGAGTCCGACCAAGCCCACGGAATGCGGCAGATCGTGCGAGGACTGGCATGA
- a CDS encoding carbohydrate ABC transporter permease, producing MSSPVTTVARPPVPSAGSVPRLRTPRRHSPGRPRRSVMLTVLTGLVLLYSLVPLIWLIISATKTQEGLAHSFGLWFNGDFALWDNIRETFTYSDGVFTRWLLNTVLYVVVGAGGATLLAVLGGYALAKFRFPGKRAVFAIVIGAVAVPGTALAVPTFLMFSKLGLTDTPWSVIIPSLISPFGLYLMWVFASEAVPDELLEAARIDGAGELRTFFQVVLPLLAPGIVTVSLFTMVATWNNYFLPLIMLKDPDWYPLTLGLNSWNVQAATAGGTPVFNLVITGSLITILPLIAAFLLLQKYWQSGLAAGSVKE from the coding sequence ATGAGCAGCCCCGTCACCACCGTCGCCCGGCCACCAGTTCCTTCGGCCGGCTCCGTGCCCCGCCTGCGCACACCGCGCCGGCACAGCCCCGGGCGCCCACGACGCAGCGTGATGCTGACCGTGCTCACCGGTCTGGTCCTCCTCTACTCCTTGGTGCCGCTGATATGGCTGATCATCAGCGCCACCAAGACCCAGGAGGGGCTGGCCCATTCCTTCGGGCTGTGGTTCAACGGCGACTTCGCCCTGTGGGACAACATCCGTGAGACGTTCACCTACAGCGACGGTGTCTTCACCCGCTGGCTGCTGAACACCGTGCTGTACGTCGTGGTCGGGGCCGGTGGCGCCACCTTGCTGGCGGTCCTGGGCGGCTACGCCCTGGCGAAGTTCCGGTTCCCCGGCAAACGCGCCGTCTTCGCCATCGTCATCGGCGCCGTCGCGGTGCCGGGCACCGCCCTGGCCGTTCCCACCTTCCTGATGTTCAGCAAGTTGGGGCTGACCGACACCCCGTGGTCGGTGATCATCCCGTCCCTTATCTCGCCGTTCGGCCTCTATCTGATGTGGGTCTTCGCCTCCGAGGCCGTCCCCGACGAACTGCTGGAGGCAGCCCGTATCGACGGCGCGGGCGAACTGCGCACCTTCTTCCAGGTCGTCCTGCCGCTGCTCGCACCCGGCATCGTGACCGTCTCGCTGTTCACGATGGTCGCAACCTGGAACAACTACTTCCTACCGCTGATCATGCTCAAGGACCCGGACTGGTATCCGCTGACCCTGGGCCTGAACAGCTGGAACGTCCAGGCCGCCACCGCCGGCGGCACACCCGTCTTCAACCTGGTGATCACCGGCTCGCTGATCACCATCCTTCCGCTGATCGCGGCGTTCCTCCTGCTGCAGAAGTACTGGCAGTCCGGGCTCGCCGCGGGAAGCGTCAAGGAGTAA
- a CDS encoding carbohydrate ABC transporter permease, protein MTTLQPPAAIPGRPARPAVERDRRSWTGWGFIGPFAVVFAFVFLAPIAYSVYLSLFRNKLIGGTSFVGLDNYQQALHDSQFWDSLGRVSLFLLIQVPIMLGIALLVALALDSGRLYGRDFFRISIFLPYAVPAVVATLMWGFMYGTRFGLVSDINDALGVSLPNPLGPDLILASIGNIVTWEFVGYNMLIFYSALRVIPASLYEAAQIDGAGQIRVITAIKLPAIRGALVIATIFSIIGTFQLFNEPSILQKLAPNSITTDYTPNYYTYSLSFSGQQHNYSATVAIVMGLITMVIAYVVQLRGMRKGA, encoded by the coding sequence ATGACGACGCTACAACCCCCTGCGGCCATACCCGGTCGTCCGGCGCGGCCGGCGGTGGAACGGGACCGCCGTTCCTGGACAGGTTGGGGGTTCATCGGGCCCTTCGCGGTGGTCTTCGCCTTCGTCTTCCTGGCGCCGATCGCCTATTCGGTCTACCTCAGCCTCTTCCGGAACAAGCTCATCGGCGGCACGTCCTTCGTGGGCCTGGACAACTACCAACAGGCCCTGCACGACAGCCAGTTCTGGGACTCTCTGGGACGGGTGTCGCTGTTCCTGCTGATTCAGGTGCCGATCATGCTGGGCATCGCCCTGCTCGTGGCACTCGCCCTGGACAGTGGGCGGCTGTACGGCAGGGACTTCTTCCGGATCTCGATCTTCCTGCCGTACGCGGTACCCGCCGTGGTCGCCACACTCATGTGGGGCTTCATGTACGGCACCCGCTTCGGTCTGGTGAGCGACATCAACGACGCCCTCGGCGTATCGCTGCCCAACCCGCTCGGTCCCGATCTGATCCTGGCGTCGATCGGCAACATCGTGACCTGGGAGTTCGTCGGCTACAACATGCTGATCTTCTACTCCGCGCTCCGCGTCATCCCGGCATCGCTGTACGAGGCCGCACAGATCGACGGCGCCGGGCAGATCCGTGTCATCACCGCCATCAAGCTCCCCGCCATCCGCGGTGCCCTGGTCATCGCGACGATCTTCTCGATCATCGGCACCTTCCAGCTGTTCAACGAGCCGAGCATCCTGCAGAAACTGGCGCCGAACTCCATCACCACCGACTACACCCCGAACTACTACACGTACTCGCTGTCCTTCTCGGGCCAGCAGCACAACTACTCCGCGACGGTCGCCATCGTCATGGGCCTGATCACCATGGTCATCGCCTACGTCGTCCAGCTGCGCGGCATGCGCAAGGGAGCGTGA
- a CDS encoding IS630 family transposase, whose amino-acid sequence MTGSLGVEISVEQAAELRELVNSRDVPADIATRGRIVLWSSEGRRRKDIAELLGVSLPTVDRWKIRYAEQGLAGLEGERPGGAREQVPARVRSRVIALTRMTPPDGTGLSHWSTRELAKYLERTENITVSWHYIARVWREESLKPHRSGTFKISKDPAFAEKVADVIGLYLAPPGAAVVLSIDEKTQIQALDRTQPVLPVAFAASEQRTADYVRHGTTNLFAALNVTTGEVLGECRPTRNGKDFLAFLKKAVKPHAGKDIHVVLDNLSTHTTPEVKEWLVKNPHIHFHFTPVGSSWLNQIEIWFGILTRQSIRRGTFSSVNVLIKQIRDYINSWNTTAKPFTWTATADEVLAKVRLVATNVKKLVNNNSN is encoded by the coding sequence GTGACAGGGTCTCTTGGTGTGGAGATCTCCGTGGAACAGGCCGCCGAGTTGCGGGAGTTGGTGAACAGTCGGGACGTTCCTGCGGACATCGCTACGCGCGGCCGGATCGTGCTGTGGTCGAGTGAGGGGCGTCGGCGCAAGGACATTGCGGAGCTGCTCGGGGTGTCGCTGCCGACCGTGGACCGCTGGAAGATCCGCTATGCCGAGCAGGGCCTGGCCGGGCTGGAAGGGGAGCGTCCCGGTGGCGCGCGGGAACAGGTGCCGGCGCGGGTGCGGTCCCGAGTGATCGCGCTGACGCGCATGACGCCGCCGGACGGCACAGGGCTTTCGCACTGGTCCACACGGGAGTTGGCGAAGTACCTGGAGCGAACCGAGAACATCACCGTGTCCTGGCACTACATCGCGCGCGTCTGGCGCGAGGAAAGCCTGAAGCCGCACCGGTCCGGCACCTTCAAGATTTCCAAAGATCCCGCGTTCGCGGAGAAGGTGGCCGACGTGATCGGCCTGTATCTGGCCCCGCCGGGCGCCGCGGTGGTCCTCTCGATCGACGAGAAGACGCAGATCCAGGCGCTGGACCGGACCCAGCCGGTGCTGCCGGTCGCCTTCGCGGCGAGCGAGCAGCGCACCGCCGACTACGTCCGGCACGGCACCACGAACCTGTTCGCCGCCCTGAACGTCACCACTGGTGAAGTGCTCGGCGAGTGCAGGCCGACCCGGAACGGCAAGGATTTCCTGGCCTTCTTGAAGAAGGCGGTGAAACCGCACGCCGGGAAGGACATCCATGTCGTCCTGGACAACCTCTCGACGCACACCACACCCGAGGTCAAGGAGTGGCTGGTCAAGAACCCGCACATCCACTTCCATTTCACTCCCGTCGGCTCCTCGTGGCTGAACCAGATCGAGATCTGGTTCGGAATCCTGACCCGGCAGTCCATCCGCCGCGGCACGTTCTCCAGCGTCAACGTCCTGATCAAACAGATCCGCGACTACATCAACTCCTGGAACACGACAGCGAAACCGTTCACTTGGACCGCGACCGCCGACGAGGTCCTCGCGAAGGTCCGACTCGTCGCGACCAACGTGAAGAAACTCGTCAATAACAACTCGAACTGA
- a CDS encoding LacI family DNA-binding transcriptional regulator: protein MADVARLAGVSSQTVSRVSNGYEGVTEETRQQVLAAMSELGYRPNSAARALKRGEFRTIGVITFNLSTTGNMRTLEAIATSAAQEGYAVTLLPVAVPTQDEVRGAFSRLGELAVDAVIVIMEVHLLDAATISLPPHVQVVVADSDAGDRYTVVDTDQAGGARAAVRHLLDLGHRTVWHLAGPEESFAAQRRADAWRAELAGAGCALPRVVRGDWSAESGYRAGVQLADEKDCTAVFAANDQMALGLLRALHERGRKIPDDVSVIGFDDIPEAGSFLPPLTTVHQDFAEVGRLCVEGVLRRMRHEGAEHGTTLVPTKLVVRDSTAPPPVAADE, encoded by the coding sequence ATGGCGGATGTCGCCCGCCTGGCCGGTGTCTCCTCGCAGACCGTCTCCCGGGTGTCCAACGGATACGAGGGCGTCACCGAAGAGACCAGGCAGCAGGTGCTGGCCGCCATGAGCGAACTGGGCTACCGGCCCAACAGCGCCGCCCGGGCCCTCAAGCGCGGTGAATTCCGCACCATCGGAGTCATCACCTTCAACCTCTCCACCACAGGCAATATGCGCACCCTGGAGGCGATCGCCACGTCCGCGGCGCAGGAGGGCTACGCCGTCACGCTCCTGCCCGTCGCCGTTCCCACCCAGGACGAAGTGCGTGGCGCCTTCTCCCGGCTGGGCGAGCTCGCCGTCGACGCAGTCATCGTCATCATGGAAGTGCACCTGCTCGATGCAGCGACCATCTCCCTGCCCCCTCATGTCCAGGTCGTCGTCGCCGACTCGGACGCGGGCGACCGGTACACCGTGGTCGACACCGACCAGGCCGGTGGAGCCCGTGCTGCCGTGCGGCACCTGCTGGACCTCGGCCATCGCACGGTCTGGCATCTGGCCGGTCCCGAGGAGTCCTTTGCGGCGCAACGCCGTGCCGATGCCTGGCGCGCCGAACTCGCCGGGGCGGGCTGCGCCCTGCCGCGCGTCGTGCGAGGCGACTGGTCGGCGGAGTCCGGCTATCGGGCAGGCGTGCAACTCGCCGACGAGAAGGACTGTACGGCGGTGTTCGCCGCCAACGACCAGATGGCGCTGGGGCTTTTGCGGGCCTTGCACGAGCGAGGCCGGAAGATTCCCGATGACGTCAGCGTCATCGGCTTCGACGACATCCCCGAGGCGGGCTCCTTCCTGCCTCCGCTGACCACGGTTCACCAGGACTTCGCCGAAGTGGGACGCCTGTGCGTCGAGGGTGTCCTGCGGCGGATGCGTCATGAGGGGGCGGAACACGGCACGACGCTCGTACCCACAAAGCTTGTGGTCCGCGACAGTACCGCCCCGCCGCCCGTTGCTGCGGACGAGTAG
- a CDS encoding class I SAM-dependent methyltransferase — protein sequence MDIEDPKDLVRRGYDALSLRYDQVYGSETKYQPWISELIGRIPAGGTVLDLGCGSGVPVARTLTTAGHRVTGVDISEVQIRRARELVPQAEFIRADATAMDFEPSSFDAIVSFYALIHIPLDEQLPLLEKIAGWLRPGGWFLGTTGNRAWTGIDEDWLGAGTAMWWSHADAATNRAWITRAGLVVEQEEFVPEGDGGHTLFWARRCH from the coding sequence GTGGACATCGAAGATCCCAAAGACCTGGTCCGGCGCGGGTACGACGCGCTCTCCCTCCGCTATGACCAGGTGTACGGCTCCGAGACGAAATACCAGCCGTGGATCAGCGAACTGATCGGTCGGATCCCGGCTGGAGGCACGGTGCTGGATCTGGGGTGCGGTAGCGGGGTACCCGTCGCCCGGACCCTGACGACCGCAGGGCACCGCGTCACGGGCGTCGACATCAGCGAGGTGCAGATCCGCCGGGCACGGGAGCTCGTGCCGCAGGCCGAGTTCATCCGCGCCGATGCCACGGCCATGGACTTCGAACCGTCCTCGTTCGACGCGATCGTCTCGTTCTACGCACTGATCCACATCCCCCTTGATGAACAGCTTCCGCTGCTGGAGAAGATCGCCGGATGGTTGCGTCCCGGCGGTTGGTTCCTGGGCACCACCGGCAACCGGGCCTGGACCGGCATCGACGAGGACTGGCTGGGGGCCGGGACGGCCATGTGGTGGAGTCACGCCGACGCCGCCACCAACCGAGCCTGGATCACTCGAGCCGGCCTGGTCGTCGAGCAGGAGGAGTTCGTGCCCGAAGGCGATGGCGGGCACACTCTGTTCTGGGCCCGCCGCTGCCACTGA
- a CDS encoding transposase, which produces MRVRDHLAEVFDDVLFAGAFPGRGAPAQFPALLALVTVLQFTENLTDRQAAEAARDRLSWKYALGAELSDTGFDFCALSRFRARLAGDGMERVLFERLLEHCREAGLVKAGGKQRTDSTHVISAVRDLNRTELAGESVRAALEALAVTAPSWLAGVIDVAEFAERYGPRVDGWTMPSSKTKRERLAQVFGQDALALCRAAWSPGAPVWIREIEAVALLRQVLVQTYAVRVDARGREVVSKRDADNDGVPPGSTRLASPYDPDARWSAKGDDLFWCGYKIHLTETCHAPAEAEAEAEAEAEAEAEAEAEAEAEAEAEAEAEGCLRVPAPNLITDVHTTDATVPDVKATEQIQKNLTEREVKPAEHYLDSGYPSADLITAAAGQGITMVTPLLADHSPQAKAAEGFDKSAFQIDWKARQVRCPEGSTSADRYPVTQHGRDAIVIGFARADCRPCPSRTKCTSSVRGTRMLTPRPHGPTAPRPHGPTAPRPHGPTNSTNAPPQPAPSRTPSPGEPVRPTRGHRGHRQPGTRRHRHPPGPLPQPAESPSPTRLLRHRAQRGPARHLVDHRPTTQTPHQQTRTPQLPTRQLTNSATESSRGLNGLWAIWAAGSRGDDVRLPPPVAGQPRRPVRRSARRTRRGC; this is translated from the coding sequence ATGCGGGTCCGCGACCACCTGGCCGAGGTCTTCGATGACGTCTTGTTCGCCGGGGCGTTTCCCGGTCGTGGTGCTCCTGCCCAGTTTCCGGCCCTGCTCGCTCTGGTGACGGTGCTGCAGTTCACCGAGAACCTCACCGACCGGCAGGCCGCGGAGGCGGCGCGGGACCGGCTGTCCTGGAAGTACGCCCTGGGCGCGGAACTGTCCGATACCGGCTTCGACTTCTGCGCGTTGTCGAGGTTCCGTGCCCGGCTGGCCGGTGACGGGATGGAACGGGTGCTCTTCGAGCGGCTGTTGGAGCACTGCCGCGAGGCCGGGCTGGTCAAGGCCGGTGGCAAGCAGCGCACCGACTCCACCCATGTGATCAGCGCGGTCCGTGACCTGAACCGCACCGAGCTGGCCGGGGAGAGCGTACGGGCGGCGCTGGAGGCTCTGGCGGTGACGGCACCGTCCTGGCTGGCCGGGGTGATCGACGTCGCCGAGTTCGCCGAACGCTACGGGCCGCGCGTCGATGGCTGGACGATGCCGTCATCGAAGACCAAGCGGGAGCGACTCGCCCAGGTCTTCGGCCAGGACGCGCTGGCCTTGTGCCGGGCCGCCTGGTCCCCCGGCGCCCCGGTGTGGATTCGTGAGATCGAGGCGGTCGCCCTGCTGAGGCAGGTCCTCGTGCAGACCTACGCCGTCCGCGTCGATGCCCGGGGACGGGAGGTGGTCAGCAAGCGGGACGCCGACAATGACGGTGTCCCGCCCGGCAGTACCCGCCTGGCCTCCCCCTACGACCCCGACGCCCGCTGGTCCGCCAAGGGTGATGACCTCTTCTGGTGCGGCTACAAGATCCATCTCACCGAGACGTGTCACGCTCCAGCCGAAGCCGAAGCCGAAGCCGAAGCCGAAGCCGAAGCCGAAGCCGAAGCCGAAGCCGAAGCCGAAGCCGAAGCCGAAGCCGAAGCCGAAGCCGAAGGCTGTCTCCGTGTCCCGGCACCGAATCTGATCACCGACGTGCACACCACTGACGCCACCGTGCCCGATGTGAAGGCGACCGAGCAGATCCAGAAGAACCTCACCGAGCGCGAGGTGAAGCCCGCCGAGCACTATCTCGACTCCGGCTACCCCTCGGCCGACCTGATCACTGCCGCGGCTGGGCAGGGCATCACCATGGTCACTCCGCTCCTGGCCGACCACTCGCCCCAGGCCAAGGCCGCCGAGGGCTTCGACAAGAGCGCCTTCCAGATCGACTGGAAGGCCCGTCAGGTCCGCTGCCCCGAGGGCTCCACCAGCGCCGACCGGTATCCGGTCACCCAGCACGGCCGCGACGCCATCGTGATCGGCTTCGCCCGCGCCGACTGCCGCCCCTGCCCCTCCCGGACCAAATGCACCAGCTCCGTCCGCGGCACCCGCATGCTCACCCCACGGCCCCACGGCCCCACGGCCCCACGGCCCCACGGCCCCACGGCCCCACGGCCCCACGGCCCCACGAACTCCACGAACGCACCGCCGCAGCCCGCGCCGAGCAGGACACCGAGTCCTGGCGAACCAGTACGCCCTACGCGCGGGCATCGAGGGCACCGTCAACCAGGCACTCGACGTCACCGGCATCCGCCGGGCCCGCTACCGCAGCCTGCCGAAAGTCCGAGTCCAACACGCCTTCTCCGCCACCGCGCTCAACGTGGTCCGGCTCGACACCTGGTGGACCACCGACCCACTACGCAAACCCCGCACCAGCAGACTCGAACGCCTCAGCTACCGACTCGCCAGCTGACAAATTCAGCAACGGAGTCTTCTCGGGGGTTGAACGGATTGTGGGCGATCTGGGCGGCAGGCAGCCGCGGTGACGATGTCAGACTGCCGCCGCCGGTGGCCGGGCAGCCTCGTCGCCCTGTCCGGCGTAGCGCGCGAAGGACGCGGCGCGGCTGCTGA
- a CDS encoding IS701 family transposase, whose amino-acid sequence MTPEEMEEVRPRLEAFAAEMLGSLARRDQRAKGEMYLCGLMLDGKRKSMQPMAERLGVDHQQLQQFVSSSTWDYSKVRERLARWAAAHISPEAYAIDDVGFPKDGYDSPGVARMYCGALGKRGNCQIGVSVNLVSDRASSAVDWRLFLPESWDDTKHGDDALLADAIRHRRAKAGIPDAARHREKWRLALDMLDEVREDWELPDLPVVADAGYGDATGFREGLTERGLTYAVAVKAITTAHPGDATPERPPYSGQGRPPVSAYPQPHTTLRELALAAGQAATRTVTWRQGSKATKHNPNADMRSKFLPLRVRPANRHIRRAADGSLPECWLLVEWPPGCAEPTDYWLSTLPADTPLRELVRIAKIRWRVEHDYRELKDGLGLDHFEGRNYLGWHRHVTLASLAQAFCTLLRLDPKAPAPA is encoded by the coding sequence GTGACACCTGAGGAGATGGAAGAGGTCCGTCCACGGCTGGAGGCGTTCGCGGCCGAGATGCTTGGCTCGCTGGCCCGTCGGGACCAGCGGGCCAAGGGCGAGATGTATCTGTGCGGGCTGATGCTGGACGGTAAGCGCAAGTCGATGCAGCCGATGGCCGAGCGGCTCGGGGTTGACCACCAGCAGCTTCAGCAGTTCGTCTCCTCCTCAACCTGGGACTACTCCAAGGTTCGGGAGCGCCTGGCCCGTTGGGCTGCGGCGCACATCTCTCCCGAGGCGTACGCGATCGACGATGTGGGCTTTCCCAAGGACGGCTACGACTCGCCGGGGGTGGCGCGGATGTACTGCGGTGCGCTGGGCAAGCGCGGCAACTGCCAGATCGGGGTCAGTGTGAATCTGGTGTCCGACCGCGCGTCCTCGGCCGTCGACTGGCGCCTGTTCCTTCCCGAGAGCTGGGACGACACCAAGCACGGCGACGATGCGCTGCTGGCTGACGCGATCCGGCACCGCCGGGCCAAGGCCGGCATCCCCGACGCGGCACGGCACCGGGAGAAGTGGCGCCTGGCCCTGGACATGCTCGACGAGGTTCGCGAAGACTGGGAGTTGCCCGACCTGCCGGTCGTCGCCGACGCCGGATACGGCGACGCCACCGGCTTTCGCGAGGGCCTGACCGAGCGCGGCCTGACCTACGCCGTCGCGGTCAAGGCCATCACGACCGCACACCCGGGCGACGCCACGCCCGAGCGCCCGCCATACTCCGGACAGGGCCGCCCTCCCGTGTCCGCCTACCCCCAGCCGCACACCACCCTGCGCGAGCTGGCCCTGGCAGCCGGACAAGCAGCCACCCGCACCGTCACCTGGCGCCAGGGCAGCAAGGCCACCAAGCACAACCCGAACGCCGACATGCGCTCGAAATTCCTGCCCCTGCGGGTCCGCCCGGCCAACCGACACATCCGCCGCGCCGCCGACGGCTCCCTGCCCGAATGCTGGCTGCTCGTCGAGTGGCCACCCGGCTGCGCCGAACCAACCGACTACTGGCTCTCAACGCTGCCCGCCGACACCCCACTGCGCGAGCTGGTCCGAATCGCCAAGATCCGATGGCGAGTTGAGCACGACTACCGTGAGCTCAAGGACGGTCTCGGCCTGGACCACTTCGAGGGCCGCAACTACCTCGGCTGGCACCGCCACGTCACCCTCGCCTCCCTCGCCCAGGCCTTCTGCACCCTCCTGCGGCTCGACCCAAAAGCCCCTGCGCCGGCCTAA
- a CDS encoding ABC transporter substrate-binding protein produces the protein MRTMTRRAMRGVGLLCAAALSLTACGSSDDASSDTTVTIGELRTALKKGGSITVWAWEPTLKQVVSDFEKEYPKVKVKLVNAGTGNDQYTALQNTVQAGSGVPDVAQVEYYALGQFALGKSLEDLSRYGANYFENDYSPGPWNAVTVEEAVYALPMDSGPMALFYNKKVLDKHRIATPTTWDEYLEAARELHAADPKAYITNDTGDAGFTTSMIWQAGGTPFKTSSTGVSIDLTADKGVVAFTEVWQKLIDEKLLAPISSWTDEWYKGLADGTIATLATGAWMPANFASGVESAAGDWRVAALPQWEEGAEVSSENGGSSLAVMKAGKNKDLAYAFNEYANHSDGIDTRIAAGAFPATTADLNSMPFLDTPFPYFGGQKANRIFALSAAHVPDWSYLPYQVYANSIFNDSVGKAYASDTTLADGLQQWQKATVDYGTDQGFNVNK, from the coding sequence ATGAGAACCATGACCAGACGCGCCATGCGCGGTGTCGGCCTGCTGTGTGCGGCGGCGCTGAGCCTCACGGCGTGCGGGTCCTCCGACGACGCCAGTTCGGACACTACCGTCACGATTGGTGAGCTCAGGACGGCCCTCAAGAAGGGCGGCTCGATCACGGTGTGGGCCTGGGAACCGACACTGAAGCAGGTCGTCAGCGACTTCGAGAAGGAGTACCCGAAGGTCAAGGTGAAGCTGGTCAACGCCGGTACCGGCAACGACCAGTACACCGCCCTACAGAACACCGTCCAGGCCGGATCCGGCGTACCGGACGTCGCGCAGGTCGAGTACTACGCCCTCGGACAGTTCGCTCTCGGCAAGTCCCTCGAGGACCTCAGCCGCTACGGCGCGAACTACTTCGAGAACGACTACTCACCCGGACCGTGGAACGCGGTCACAGTCGAAGAGGCCGTGTACGCCCTGCCCATGGACTCCGGCCCGATGGCGCTCTTCTACAACAAGAAGGTGCTCGACAAGCACCGGATAGCCACGCCCACCACCTGGGACGAGTACCTCGAGGCGGCACGGGAACTGCACGCTGCGGACCCGAAGGCCTACATCACCAACGACACCGGTGACGCCGGCTTCACGACCAGCATGATCTGGCAGGCCGGCGGAACCCCCTTCAAGACCAGCAGCACAGGCGTCAGTATCGACCTCACCGCGGACAAGGGCGTCGTCGCCTTCACCGAGGTCTGGCAGAAGCTCATCGACGAGAAGCTCCTCGCGCCGATCAGCTCCTGGACCGACGAGTGGTACAAGGGCCTGGCGGACGGCACCATCGCCACCCTCGCCACCGGCGCGTGGATGCCCGCCAACTTCGCCTCGGGCGTCGAGTCCGCCGCAGGCGACTGGCGCGTGGCTGCGCTCCCCCAGTGGGAAGAGGGCGCTGAAGTCAGCTCCGAGAACGGCGGCAGCTCCCTCGCCGTCATGAAGGCAGGCAAGAACAAAGACCTCGCCTACGCCTTCAACGAATATGCCAACCACTCCGACGGCATCGACACACGTATTGCGGCTGGCGCCTTCCCCGCCACCACCGCAGACCTGAACTCAATGCCGTTCCTGGACACCCCCTTCCCGTACTTCGGGGGCCAGAAGGCCAACAGGATCTTCGCCCTGTCGGCCGCCCACGTCCCCGATTGGTCCTACCTCCCCTACCAGGTCTACGCGAACTCCATCTTCAACGACTCCGTCGGCAAGGCATACGCCTCCGACACCACGCTCGCCGACGGGCTGCAGCAGTGGCAGAAGGCCACCGTCGACTACGGCACGGACCAGGGCTTCAACGTCAACAAGTGA